AAACTATTCATACATGCTACAAGGGCAATTATCTAGGTCTACTACAGGTTTCAAATCCATAGAATCCCACATTTTTGCTAGAACTCATTCAATGATGTACATATAACAGatgtattatttttaattagtcTCTGATTCAAGGGATAATTGAACTAAATTACTTTGCAATCAGGAAAAACTAAAAGCCATAGTAAATCATCCAAGTAAAGTCTTCTAATATACAATTTAGAGCTAGAGCATAGTGAAAACATACACTTTTAACTTAGCCTTTAAAGCTCCAATTCTTTCTATTGAAGTAGAAAAATCCACAGCAAATTCAACCGTATCACACATTTCTGGACTCCTGTAGAAGTTGCTGATTGGCTTGGTTGACAGAACATAATTTGGGTAAAATATCTTTTCATTGTCATATCTCAGAAAGGCTGTAGTCAGGATGTTCATCTCTTCTACAATCATCTGTATATATAGTAAATGTTTCAGTTAGATACATCTTGTCATGTTAAAGTTAAGAGAGCTGGTAGAGTTGGGAATTTACCTGAACGCCATCAATGACACAACGATCGCCAACATCATACGGGTGCATCACAAAAACAAATATAATAGCTTCAAATACAGTCTTAGCTGTGTTGCCAAACATAAACACCACAAGTAAAAGCTGAGATGAAATAAAAACAAGAACTTGTGTCGTTAAGAATCCCATTAATAGTAACCACACGATGATGATCACAACAAGGACGATTACAGAAGCAATCTTATTCAAGTCGTCAACAGCTGTTTTGGTATCATTTAGTGAATGCACAAGTGATCTACGCTCAAGGTAGACTTTCACCTGCAAATAAGAATAATATGTGAGTATCATACTTGTCACATTGAACtgagaaataacttgaaagttgaaagaaaaaCATATGCATGATGTGAAGGACAACTATATATGCTAGGCCATGGGTAGAGGATTTGACAAAGCCTTCTTGGATTGAACTATATTTTGGATATTGTAGTTACGACATGTTCAATCAAAACAATTTCAAAAGGCATGTTTAAGAATAAATCCTTCAATTTTTAAAACCATAAGCGAAGTTTACGGCTCATAGACTATTGAAAGAGTCATCCATTATATATTTCATACATTCTTTTCAGAAATCGTGCTCCTTTTCTCTTGCTTGCAATACTTTTGTCGTGACCTTGTTAGGGTCATTCAACTAATTACCCAAACACATTATTTAATTAACACCTGAAATTATTTGAAACAAACAACAACCGAGAGCCCGTGGGTTGCTCAGACTTTCTATCTTAGCCTCTATATGTTATCAGTTTCTACATTTTTTCTTAAATGTaggtctttttttttaaacatgtacTGATTTTATAGGATATTAGTCAAAAGTGTATGATAATAGAAATTTTTCTGCCTAAAGTTAAGTTCATAGAAATTCTCAAAGCAAAAATATCTACTTTAAATATCCACTAAGATAGTATGTTCTTTTTATTCCCAAATCCAGTTATTATGAAAAGTTAGGCTATAAAATCATATTAAACAGATCGATATTTTTCCATAAATTATTCTTTATACACACAGTTTTGAGATTGAACTTCGAACTACTGTTATTAAATGTTTAAAGTTCAATTATCTACTAACTGTGTTGGTCTAAGTGTAATAAAAATTTTCCTTTCACGGAACAATTTTGGGATATGGT
This is a stretch of genomic DNA from Lotus japonicus ecotype B-129 chromosome 1, LjGifu_v1.2. It encodes these proteins:
- the LOC130732073 gene encoding mechanosensitive ion channel protein 10-like, which produces MGFLTTQVLVFISSQLLLVVFMFGNTAKTVFEAIIFVFVMHPYDVGDRCVIDGVQMIVEEMNILTTAFLRYDNEKIFYPNYVLSTKPISNFYRSPEMCDTVEFAVDFSTSIERIGALKAKLKVYLESRPQHWRPNHSVIVKDIENVNKMKMALYATHTISFQNYVDKKSRRSELVLELKKNLEDLSIKYHLLPQEVHLSYVRSEDSTVQTERV